AATACCACGGAGGAAATATTTTGGTGTTGAATTGCAAGTAGAAAGCAGAGTGCAACTAAATTACCTTAATTACCAAGTCAATCCATCTTAAGTCCCATCTTAATCTTGTCCCTTTCCGTCCCACCACAACCACACTGTTTCTTATGTCTCTAGTAAGGGGCGGTGGATGTTTGGGATAGTGTGCTGATCACAGTGGCTTAATCTAGTTTTCTTTTGTTGTATGCATTGTATAGAGTCTGTACCTATAGGCACAACATAGACAGAGAcacaaaagcaaagaaaaagataattttttccATTCTATATAGAGAGAGAGGTAGAGAGGTCAGCTACAAACAGCACTTTTTGGCCTTTGCTTCCTGAACTAACCAGCCAACCAACCCAACGTTTTTATTTAGAGACTACTGTTCTGGTTGCGTGTGTGttatgcttcttcttcttcttagccGGGCCCTTCCTGTTCTGTGTTATTGAGTTtggagaatatatataaaatttatattctcatttataaCAAACAAGGCATATCAACTTTGTGGTTTTGCTTATATATAACTAGCTAAAGCTATATTTAGCACTCTTTTTTTTCGCTTTGTGTTGTTGGTTCAGTCTTCTTCATGGCTTTCTCTTTTGAGGGATTTCTCTGGTTTTTTGTGTGGTGAAGATCTTGTATGTGGGTTTCAGTTTAGAAGTTTGAAGAAGATGTGGTTTTTATTGGTTTTGAGTTCTGGTTAGCCATATTATAAGGTATGTGAGTGACAAGTTTTTGGCTTTTTGATTTGTAGTTTGTTTGTATAACTGTTTGAGGTTTCtaatttttaagtgtttttgttcattttgcAGTTTTTCCTCTTATATTTTCGGTGTTGGGAGTGGCAGAGAAGGTTGGTTTTAGTGTTAGACATGGAGGGTCGTTTTTCAAAGAATGGTGAGGCTTGTCCTCATCTGCTGGATTTGattccaaaagaaaaagaatggcTTAAGATGGGAGATGGAGAGAGAAATCGGAGGTCTTCAGAGGAGAAGAAGCTTGAACTGAGGCTTGGTCCACCAGGTGGTGAAGATTGGTCGATGAAACAAGCCAAAATATCAGAAAGAAGCGACCTTCTTTCTCTAGGCTACTTCCTTCCTTCCATCAATAACACAAACAATTACAACAACAACAAGAATGGCTTTTCATTTCTTCAGTTCCCATCCACCCCAACGACTTCAACAGTCGCTTCTCAAACTCCACAAAGCTTGCCTGTAATGGCAAAGGAATCCTCAAAGCCCTGTTGCACTAAAGTTGTAGACTTGCAGTCTACACCAGAAAAGAAAGCATTTTCTTCTCCATCTCCTGCTAAAATCCCAGCTGTGCCCACCAGCTCTCAGAAAAGGTACGTCAGCCTATTTTTTCATCTCTATCTCTCTCCTTCTCTGTTcctcttttaacattttttttgcCAGAATATTCGCTCAGATGGTCACATTGTAATTCGTAAGCTCGCCATTGTGGTCcatgcatattttattttcagttcTTATGTATTTTCACTTGGTTGTCCCATTTTAGTGCAAGAGTGGCAGAGTTTTTTTacacttacccaaaaaaaaaattatttttcagtttattGCAGCTATTTCTATATTTGTTTAcgtaatcaaaattcaaaacttttacTCATCTTCCTTTCTTATGAAAAGTCTTAtatttttagtctttttatGGCTTCTTGATTATAGGACTGCTCCTGCTTCAGTGGTGGGTTGGCCTCCAATTCGTTCATTCAGGAAGAATCTTTCAAACACAAGTGCTTCAAAACAAGCTTCCGAGTCACCAAATACAGTCTCAAACAAGGATATTGATGAAAAGCCAGTTGAAGCTAGCAGGAAAGGTCTGTTTGTGAAAATCAATATGGATGGTGTCCCTATTGGCAGAAAAGTTGATCTCACTGCCTATGACAGCTATGAAAAACTCTCAACTGCTGTTGATGAACTCTTCAGAGGCCTTCTTGCAGGTGATGCACATAATTTTAACCTTTCATTTACAATCCATGGGGCCAAACTTTTAACTTCCAGGTAAAAGAGAGCAATAATGGTTTTATGTAGCTTTGCCAAGGCTATGCACATGCTGTAGAATGTTGAGTTGATAGTAATTTCCTTCTCGTAAGTTTACTGTATTGACACAGAATACGCCACCAGTACAACCTGgatttcaaagttaacaagTGAGAAATCCTGTACAAATTTGATGATGCATGTCATTGTGAGGTCTATTAAGTTAAGGTACAAGATAGGAACATTAGGGGTAATATCAGTTCAAATTACTTACGTCAAGAGCAAAGTTTGGACTAttagtttgtttgtttaatttagGTCCTAAAATGCATGTTTATATGACTAAATGAGtcaataattagattatcttaTTTTTGCTTCTTTCTTTGTGTAGCTCAAAGAGATTCATGTGCTGGTGGAATGGTGAACAAGCAAGAGGAAGAGAAAGCGATCACCGGTGTATTGGGTGGAACTGGGGAATATACTCTTGTTTATGAGGATAATGAGGGGGACAGGATGCTTGTTGGGGATGTCCCATGGCGGTAAGCATCTCTATTACTGCTTAACTATTGCAATTTAAGCGTATTTTATCATTATGATATTCCCACACTTGATGTTTTCTCCTACGATAATAATACATTGGTATATAGTTCTTTGTTGTTTAGGTTGTCTGCGAAAACAGCATTAGATTCCTAATCTTATAAAGGCGATTCCCTCTTTTAGGACACATATTTTGTTTACTATCTATGTATtctaatcaatcaaaataaatgGCATTTGTAGCGATTGTCATTTTGCTAGTGAAGTATCTTGATAGACTGGTTTTTAAATATGGAATTTGCAGCATGTTTGTTTCAACAGTGAAGAGGTTGCGTGTGTTGAAGAGCTCTGAAGTTTCATCCTTAAGCCGTGAGTGTACCTAATTACTTCATTCAAGAGCTTAATCGTGATTAATTTATAGGATTTCCGTCCTTTAATCAGAAATTTGTTGCATTTTTTTGCAGTCGGAGGCAGTAAGCAAGACGACAAGTTACTAACTTAACCCTGCATTGAAACGAAGAAAAAGAGGaggcttttttttctcttgtgcAGATTCTCCACTAAAGTTTGAAGAATAGACTTTGATTTGTGTTCTCCATTTGACATTTTGTTCCCTTGTTTTGTATGAACTTTGTTGCAACCGcagtaaatattatataatatataattaagtaacttttttatgtgtttttcttCTGCACTTATCTTAACAATCCGATCTAAGCTTTTGAGTGACACTAAGCGCATGGTCCAGAACACATTTCAGTGTAAAATTGACAAGTCTTGCCCTTGAAGAATATTGGGTTGTAAagctctttttttctttttagattcCTTGAAAGCTCTTGTTCATCAGCTGGCAAATACTGAGCTATTCAAAGGTTCCTCTAGGCTTTGGATGGGGAGAAAGCTGAAAAGAAAGTGAAGCTCTTATTCTCAAAACAGCCCCTTAAGCAGTCTTTGATAGCAATGTCTGATCTCTGGTTGATTTTGCACCGTTGATTATTGTTAATTCTGAACAAGAAGGGCGGATTGAAAGGCTTGGATTGAGTTGGTTTGGTTGGTGGGGCGCATAATGGTGAGGAGCACAAGAAAAATTAGGTAAAAGTTGAAAGGAAAAATCATATGCTATGGGGAAGACTGAAAGGTCATTGTCATGGGGAAGTGCCTAACTTGGGTCTGTAAATGACACCAGCCTAAGTCGAAAGAACTAATGTGCTGTGTGTTTTTTGTGTGGCAAGAGATGTTTGGCCCTTTTGTTTTTTCACATTATTCCCTAGCTAGAAGGATTCTCCAGGTGGCTTTCCCATTCTGGCCTTACAAGTGAATCCAGGTTTAATGTtaatgaactcaaatttgaagCAAGAATCTAAATTACCCTGTTCAGCATATTGAAAGAATATATGGTCACGTGTTACGGCCGGGGCTAGAAATTTAGGCACATCTAATGTATATTGAATAGCTTTTATTGTACATTCTTGTTCAAGTCCAGACACCTCAACACTATATAGATATTTGAGATTACTTTCTCAATAAGAAGACTGCTAATGACAAGATTCTTGATACATGCTTAATTTCTGGCACCATCCCCTTGGCCATAGAAAACTTTGGTGGGGGCCTGCAGTAACATGGATGTATAAATCGATCATCTGACTTAGAGAATATGACAAACATGGAATACTTTGCTTCAAGAAACTTCCAGGTCAAGTCATTTCCTGATTCTATAATGTCTGTTTCTGGAGCCTGGAAAGATTTAGTGAAAGTTCCACATTCCATTCAAGCAATATATGTTACATAAAATTAAGCCATTAAAAACTTCATATACAATGTCCAGACTATATTTATTTCCTTGACTTGCAATTGCAGATCTCCAGGGAAATCATGCTGATGCATAGAGGTGATAACGAAGCTGAATAGGTGCAGGAGTGCAATAATGCCAAATCTTGGAATCTGTAATACTTGAAAGATTTGCAGAAGTCAGAGAGGATAAATGGTGAAAAGCCATTCAACTGCCAAAATTCATTAGACTCAgccaaataaaaattctatagCAGTAATATCTACTTAAATTAATTACTCATTAATGCTCACCAATCCATTTGATGTATCTGTCACCATTATTAGTGGTTTTACTGAACATAACTTTGTGTTTTATACttggttaaatttaatactGACAGACTGATATAATATTGTGTGAATATCATACTTCTATAATGAAACCATTTTGGAAATCTAATTTTACTTCAACTGCAATCGAGAGAAACAGAGAGGATTCTCAGTACCAGGCTGATGGCTTCATTGTCACATCTTTTGAAGAAATTCTTGCTTCTCTTCCTAGTAATTAAACTGGATTTTTTGAGAAATTCCATGATTGATTATTCTTAATCAAGAGTttcttacataaaattattGAGGGCATTACTAAGAATAGAATTTGAGACATTGGTGGCAGGGCATCAAttacagaaaattaaaaatgtcaGCTAAATTCTAAAATGCatcaaaacaaccaaaattttcaCTCCAACAATAAAATCCAAGAATAAAGTCTCAATATTTGTAGTTAATTACAAGGAGCTATATATAGATCAATTAGAAAATGCTTCCCCATTTCTCAGTCGATCTCAAAACATTAGAGAATGATGATTACTTATAATACAAACAACCAACAAAACCAACAATGGTAGAGAGACAAAAGTACAATAACTTGTAATAAAGCTAGTAATACACAAACtgaatttataacttttttatttgtctACTGAGCTGCCTGGATAAATCCTGTATGCCATATACATTCACTATACGTACAATCAATATACCGAAGAGAAGAGTGGATGCATACATGTATGTAGGAGTCAACTTATGCTCGGCCATCCACGGCGGCGGTAGCGCCACCAAACATGGCAGAGTTTTAGAGTGGAAACTGTCTTGTGGATAGCCATTGAAATTGAGTCTCTAGGTCTCTCTCTCCCAGTGTCTTTAtgctgtatttttttttatggggcATTGGAAAGTCGAGTAATGGTAGGGTCTTGTAAGTGGGGTTTTGTTTTGGTGCAATTTTCGCctttatttaatgtattttggATGATGGATGTTTCCAGTGAATGATACATAATATCTATCTGGTTTGTAAAATATGAAGTATTACAAGTATTATCAAAAGTATGATTCAACATGTCACATACTCCTTTCCATATTTTCATATGAATGCAAGGGAGAGAATTTTTATCACATTCTGGTATTGTTAGTGAAAGAGAGATTAATAAGAAGGAAATTTGGGTATGATTAGATTTCTTATAGCTTAGTATATGTTAGATAAGAATAGTGATTCATGAAATACTTTtcatgtgtatgtatgtatgtatgtatgtatgcatttTCCATTATCCTCAAGTGGTGGTGAAAGGGAAAGCTTTCTCAAATTTCAACTGTGATTTCATTCCCCTTTGGAAGAGCAGCAATATATGGGCACCCCCCActtgttatttgtttatattctaATGAGAATCCTTCTCTCTTGGTCAAAGCACAATCAATTTGTTGTTGTATTTATCTTTCAATCTAGTTTATGGATTAAATCTTTCCTTTTCAATCGTTTTAAAAATCTCATCTGAAAAGATTAACCCAACGCTCACACACCTGATTTACATGTATAAggtttttagttttcaatcttgaaagaatacttgaataattaaaaaccTGCTCAACTCATTAATCCCTAAACACtagaataaataataacttgtttaagataaataaataaataaatttattaatatgtaaTTTCAAAGTGGGATCTACAGGCTACCAGTaatttaaatgtctttaaatacatatatatcatttcAAGGTTGTTTCTTATCCCGTGTCTATCGTGAGAGCATTGTCGTTTTCTTCATAAGTGAGCAAGTCACAACcatgttcattttattttttatataattcttatGCAAACAAACAATATTGTCAAAGCTAAATGCTCAACTGATGATTATGCCTTGTACAGGTTTCATGGCCATCATCAATGTCAAGACAGGCAGCACTGTATCTATTGGTTGTAATACGAATCCACTCTCTGACTTAACTTCCATCTCAGGCAATTAACTAAATCATCTATCTCATTTCTGTTAGCCATAAATTTTGGCCTTGCTTCATCTCTTATATATGCAGTTGAAATAGTAAGATTCTGACTGATAATGTAACATATCTATCTGCAATATGGGGGACATCTGTAATTAGAAtataccaaaaacaaaaactttgatTTTCCAATTTATTAAGTTCATCACAAGAATGGCAGGTTGCAGCATAAAAGCATGGCTGCTTCAAAGTCCTGCTTGTAAAAAGTTCAATCCACATATATAACAAACTCCGGAAGCCATGAATCTAAAATTCATGGCAACAGTCTCCTATACAGAATTCAGAAATGGAAACATGAACAATGAGAAGCAGAGGTTCAAAAAATTAGACGAGAATGCAGACAAATTTGGAACGACTAATATTCAAGGTACTTGGAGTGTGATGCGGCAAGAAGGGCAGCCCCAATGCCTGAGCCGTCATTAGAGTGCTTGATGACAATGTTTTTAAATACTTCCTCACCGAACAATTCCTCTAGGGTAGTCTCCAAGCATTTGCTGAAGACACTGTAGTGTTCATACAATCCGCCATCCATGGCTATCACTGTCCTCTGTTTACTCCCATCCTTCAATGTATCTCTGCCAATTTTCTTCAGGACACCCAAGATCCCAGCAGCTGCAAGACGAGCCCCACGTATGGCAATAATGTTGCAAACATCAACTATAATTTTTCTCACTTTCAAGGAAGTATTAGATACCTGCAGCAGAAGCGgcaaataataaacataaatacgCATAAAAGTACTTCAGCAGTTGGTTATTTGTTTTACAAAGGAGATTAAATATTCTTAATCTCTGTAAGAGAGAAACTAAAATGGAATTATGGAAGTATCTTGTACCATCATATACTGCTCTACAATTGTAAATAAAACGAATAACAGAACTGCAGACACTCAATCATGGACAAAGCCATACAATGGAAGCTGGGGTGAAGTAAAACACAAATACCTAGACATTGAGATTAGAAAGTTACCTCTAAAACctccttcaattttttatccACAACTTTAAGATCAGAGGAAGTGTCATGATGTATAGCTGACATATCAGGCGTCCTGCAGATTCGATCACAAAACATTATGTAGAtactaattcttttatcattACGTTAATTCAAGTTCAATGATAGAATACTCGAAGTAACACATACAAACGTAAGTTAGTACAACCTAAAGGACACAGAATTGACAGTAAACAAGTGGACATTACATCTGATTTTCCCTCTTTAAACCTCCCTTGTAGAACATTGCAGAGACAGGAGCAAGAAGAGTAAATTCAGTGTTATCGAAAGAaacttacaaaaatttaaacgaTGGTCAAATAAAACCTAGGGAATTACCTCAATACAAAAGGCTCTTTAAGTTTTGGTGGAACACTGACACCGAAAATTGCAGCTTCTTCAGCCATCCTCAATAAAACTTTGCGTACAATCTCCCCCAAATACATACCGGAcatcattttctcaaaaatcTGTCAGAAtcgattaaaaattataagaacatATGTCATGTTTGCTAGAGGagctaaaaaaaaataaaaactttagaaGTTTACCTGGTCACCAGGGTTCAAACTCTCAGCATCCAGTGCGTGATCATACTCTGATAGTGGAAAGTGTGATGACCAAAAGTTACCCCACTCCATGTTGATAACCTGCAATCAGAGATTGATAGCCTCCTCCATTACCATTATCCTTCTTGATTGCCATTTGATGATTCAAACTCTGAATGCATTCTTCTCAATGGCAAATAGCTAGGTAATACAGAGggtgtaatttattataaacttACTAACCATATCTCCAGATCTAGATGAACCGTGCCATTTTGGAATTGCTTGTGCACGCTCCACGTATGCTGCATTTGTACCAGTGCCTAAAATGACAGCAGCAACAACATCAGGATCTTCATACCTTCCTCCAGCTAATGTTCCAACTGTGTCATTCACCTGGTATTAACAATGaatatcaagataatattttaaaagcaaaatttgtTAAGCAATTGCACACCAGGTAGACATTTAAACATCAAATATTGGAAAATCCTCACAAGTTTGCATAAAAGTCCTCAAAGTAAATTTACAGCTTCAACTTACAAGAGCTGACACACGCATATCAAGGCCTTGTTTT
Above is a genomic segment from Mangifera indica cultivar Alphonso chromosome 3, CATAS_Mindica_2.1, whole genome shotgun sequence containing:
- the LOC123211821 gene encoding auxin-responsive protein IAA26-like — encoded protein: MEGRFSKNGEACPHLLDLIPKEKEWLKMGDGERNRRSSEEKKLELRLGPPGGEDWSMKQAKISERSDLLSLGYFLPSINNTNNYNNNKNGFSFLQFPSTPTTSTVASQTPQSLPVMAKESSKPCCTKVVDLQSTPEKKAFSSPSPAKIPAVPTSSQKRTAPASVVGWPPIRSFRKNLSNTSASKQASESPNTVSNKDIDEKPVEASRKGLFVKINMDGVPIGRKVDLTAYDSYEKLSTAVDELFRGLLAAQRDSCAGGMVNKQEEEKAITGVLGGTGEYTLVYEDNEGDRMLVGDVPWRMFVSTVKRLRVLKSSEVSSLSLGGSKQDDKLLT
- the LOC123211002 gene encoding hexokinase-1-like, with protein sequence MGKTTVVVACAAAVAVGLGAAVVVRRRTKRDGNWGKAMGMLKELEEKCATPVAKLKQVADAMTVEMHAGLASQGGSKLQMIISVVDSLPTGNEEGVYYALDLGGTNFRVLRVQLGGKGVRLVSQEFTEVSIPPNLMTGTSVALFDYIAAELAKFVAQEGPEYKLPPGRQRELGFTFSFPVMQTSITSGIIDRWTKGFSIDDAVGQDVVAKLSEAMRKQGLDMRVSALVNDTVGTLAGGRYEDPDVVAAVILGTGTNAAYVERAQAIPKWHGSSRSGDMVINMEWGNFWSSHFPLSEYDHALDAESLNPGDQIFEKMMSGMYLGEIVRKVLLRMAEEAAIFGVSVPPKLKEPFVLRTPDMSAIHHDTSSDLKVVDKKLKEVLEVSNTSLKVRKIIVDVCNIIAIRGARLAAAGILGVLKKIGRDTLKDGSKQRTVIAMDGGLYEHYSVFSKCLETTLEELFGEEVFKNIVIKHSNDGSGIGAALLAASHSKYLEY